DNA sequence from the uncultured Ilyobacter sp. genome:
TTGAAAAAGGCGGGGTTTATCAATCGAAGGAGGAGATCAGAAGAGGCCTCCCAGATGGAATATATTTTGATGCTGGTACAGGAAGAGGTATAGGGGTAGAAGTAAGGGTTACAGACAAGATGGGAAACAGTATTCTAGACAGATGCATTCCTGCCGATAAGATTACCTCCCACGGAAACTACCTCACAGAAGATGGCATGACAAATAATTTCGGAGAACTTCTCGGACTTTACTGTGCTATGAAAATAGCCTTAAAAGAAAATATAAGAAATATCTACGGAGACAGCAATCTCGTCATTTATTTTTGGTCAAAGGGAATAATAAAACGTCAAGATCAAAAGGAGAAAACATTAAAACTGGCTGATCTTGTTATAGAACTGAGAAAAAAATATGAATCTTCAGGCGGGAAAATAGAATACATTTCCGGGGATATCAATCCTGCTGACCTTGGATTCCACAGGTAGGTGGTCTTTTGGACAGGTTCGAGCTCTTTAGTAGAGAACATTTTTTTTACCTGGCATCATATTCTCTTATAACATTTATTTTTATCATCATCTCTTTGAAGGTCAAGGATAAAAAGAGTTTTTCCAGAAATTCTGCCACGATTATAGGGGTTTTAAAACTCTCAGAGTTGGCTTACAGATTCGTAATTTTAGGGGATCCTCTCAAGTACTTACTTCCCCTGCATCTTTGCAATCTTACCCTTATTATGGCAATAATTGCTATGACCACTGAAAATAAAGTTTTTTTAAACCTTACATATTTCTGGAGTGCCGGAACGATATTTGCCCTTCTGACACCAGAGGTAAAGATCAACTTTCCTCATCTTTTAAATATTAGT
Encoded proteins:
- a CDS encoding viroplasmin family protein, with product MGKKVYAYLLESNNEKGICNTWDQCKKIVLGKKALYRSFEDIDEAKKWLENPQSKPKAKKNKKFYAYYMVDTQESGITHSWEDCKSYIQAGKSRYKSFKTLEEAEKWLEKGGVYQSKEEIRRGLPDGIYFDAGTGRGIGVEVRVTDKMGNSILDRCIPADKITSHGNYLTEDGMTNNFGELLGLYCAMKIALKENIRNIYGDSNLVIYFWSKGIIKRQDQKEKTLKLADLVIELRKKYESSGGKIEYISGDINPADLGFHR
- a CDS encoding TIGR02206 family membrane protein, with protein sequence MDRFELFSREHFFYLASYSLITFIFIIISLKVKDKKSFSRNSATIIGVLKLSELAYRFVILGDPLKYLLPLHLCNLTLIMAIIAMTTENKVFLNLTYFWSAGTIFALLTPEVKINFPHLLNISFFSTHFYLIFSAVYCVKAFNFKPNFESLLKAFKYVNLAFIIIFFINLVLGTNYMFVNYKPTFKSPLDYMGPWPYYIIVLEIITFVCFLVMYLPFYTKKR